In Priestia megaterium NBRC 15308 = ATCC 14581, the following proteins share a genomic window:
- a CDS encoding STAS domain-containing protein yields the protein MKKDIALRSYLLESAPTMTEEWYESLDKKSSEGVYTSNDPDVIQRLKAQNYEFHLYISNVFIEDEKSFFESFNTWLNKVAKDQQHLRTPIQSIIKEFMNVRKQHCEYIRRFAELHDDITQQHIDVWNEKVIRVFDIIILKFITEAQEYASNRLRSQQEMIHELSSPVIVIKKDVALLPLVGDIDTARAKMILESTLKQCAEKQISHLYIDLSGVVMIDTMVAHELFQLINALDLIGVKSILSGIRPELATTAMQLGLSFDHIRIKSNLAQALEDDSKIVIASSTH from the coding sequence GAAAGATATCGCTTTACGTTCTTATCTGCTAGAAAGTGCACCAACTATGACGGAAGAATGGTATGAATCTTTGGACAAAAAATCTTCTGAAGGCGTATATACCTCTAATGATCCCGACGTCATTCAACGCTTAAAAGCGCAAAACTATGAATTTCATTTATATATTAGCAACGTCTTTATAGAAGATGAAAAAAGCTTTTTTGAATCTTTTAACACGTGGCTAAATAAAGTTGCCAAAGACCAACAGCATCTTAGAACCCCCATTCAAAGTATTATTAAAGAATTTATGAACGTCCGCAAACAACACTGTGAGTATATTCGCCGGTTTGCAGAGCTTCATGATGACATCACTCAGCAGCACATCGATGTATGGAATGAAAAAGTAATAAGAGTGTTTGATATTATTATTTTGAAATTCATCACAGAAGCGCAGGAATATGCATCAAACCGCCTCCGCTCTCAGCAGGAAATGATTCATGAATTAAGTTCACCTGTTATTGTGATTAAAAAAGACGTGGCTCTTTTACCATTAGTCGGCGATATTGATACGGCAAGAGCCAAAATGATCCTAGAAAGCACGTTAAAACAGTGTGCAGAGAAGCAAATCTCTCATTTGTATATTGATCTGTCAGGAGTTGTGATGATCGATACAATGGTCGCGCACGAGCTGTTTCAGCTGATAAATGCGCTTGATTTAATCGGCGTTAAATCAATTTTATCCGGCATTCGTCCTGAATTAGCCACTACTGCGATGCAGCTTGGTTTAAGTTTTGACCATATACGAATTAAATCGAATCTTGCTCAGGCATTAGAAGATGATTCAAAAATTGTAATTGCTTCTAGCACTCATTAA
- a CDS encoding SDR family oxidoreductase translates to MNLQDQQTQGQPQQTQDRQPGIESEMNPLPIYEDDNYIGTGKLKGKVALVTGGDSGIGRAVSIAYAKEGADVAIVYLNEHSDAEETKARIEEEGVRCLLIAGDVGDESFCNEAVEKTVSELGKLDILVNNAGEQHPKESIKEITSEQLERTFKTNFYSYFYFTKKALDYLGKGSAIINTTSINPYRGNPQLIDYTATKGAINGFTRSMAQALVKDGIRVNAVAPGPIWTPLIPSTFSGDKVGEFGTDTPMGRPGHPVEHVGCYVLLASNDSSYMTGQTLHVNGGDFMNT, encoded by the coding sequence ATGAATTTACAAGATCAACAAACACAAGGTCAGCCCCAACAAACGCAAGACCGCCAGCCGGGTATCGAAAGTGAGATGAATCCTCTCCCTATTTATGAGGATGACAATTACATTGGTACAGGAAAATTAAAAGGAAAGGTAGCGCTAGTTACCGGGGGAGACAGCGGAATTGGACGAGCTGTATCCATTGCTTATGCGAAAGAAGGAGCGGACGTAGCCATCGTTTACTTAAACGAACATAGCGACGCCGAGGAAACAAAAGCCCGCATTGAAGAAGAAGGTGTAAGATGCTTGCTGATTGCAGGAGACGTAGGAGACGAATCGTTCTGTAACGAAGCGGTAGAAAAAACAGTGAGTGAGCTTGGAAAGCTTGATATCCTTGTGAACAATGCAGGAGAGCAGCATCCAAAAGAAAGCATTAAAGAAATTACGAGTGAACAGCTTGAACGAACGTTCAAAACGAACTTTTATTCATACTTTTATTTTACGAAAAAAGCGCTTGATTATTTAGGAAAAGGCAGTGCGATTATTAATACAACGTCAATTAATCCTTACCGCGGAAATCCTCAGCTGATCGATTATACGGCGACAAAAGGTGCAATCAACGGCTTTACGCGCAGTATGGCGCAAGCGCTTGTCAAAGATGGCATTCGCGTTAACGCTGTAGCGCCGGGCCCAATCTGGACACCGCTTATCCCGTCTACTTTCTCGGGTGATAAAGTAGGAGAGTTCGGTACAGACACACCGATGGGCAGACCTGGGCATCCTGTGGAGCACGTAGGCTGCTATGTACTGTTAGCTTCAAATGATTCATCTTATATGACGGGTCAAACGCTTCATGTCAACGGCGGAGATTTCATGAACACATAA
- a CDS encoding general stress protein, with product MKHIQVAENQEEAVCVIHSFLKKGFTSKDIYLLAYDKEWAQNLTEATHTKKYRMAEQGMFETAVNKLLSREDELLSKMASLGLSNQEANRYKEEMKQGNIVVIGAQSQSIPY from the coding sequence ATGAAACACATTCAAGTAGCAGAAAACCAAGAGGAGGCAGTCTGCGTCATCCATTCTTTTTTAAAGAAAGGATTTACAAGCAAAGATATTTATCTGCTGGCCTATGATAAAGAATGGGCTCAGAATTTAACGGAGGCAACACATACAAAAAAGTACAGAATGGCAGAGCAAGGTATGTTTGAAACGGCGGTAAATAAGCTTCTTTCAAGAGAAGATGAGCTTCTTTCAAAGATGGCTTCGCTCGGCTTATCCAATCAAGAAGCAAACCGGTATAAAGAAGAAATGAAACAAGGAAATATCGTAGTTATTGGCGCACAGAGTCAATCAATTCCCTACTAA
- a CDS encoding M14 family metallopeptidase: MKKTVKRTAVPALLSIGLLLSPLAVQAEMPYYGKDYSQPEKIKALYPEIKVNEATPAFLKGQDAFTTQEEMMSYVQKLAHKSPYVKLKIIGKSQQGRDIPALYFSKEKKFADGKPSKKPTIWLQSQIHGNEPASGESVLAVATRLTEDFGKDVLNKVNIVIVPRINPDGSYAFKRQLANNLDGNRDYIKLESPEVQSVRAEFNRFSPEVVIDAHEYTPYSSGFKNIGKEGVWKYHDILLQSGRNLNIPQNIRDVSDELFVNSTLTAIEKQGYSGEVYYTSQVNKQGQLEVEEGSVEPRIGRNSLGLYPSFSFLVESRGIGIGREDFPRRVSAQIATQEKLITQTAAHAKQIKALIAKEKAALVKKGENANDHDPIVVNSENKKIPNSTLEMVDVESASVKEIPVTYYSAKAATPTLVRERPTAYILKAGHEELAAKLQRQGVKGFKLTKETALSVEAYSVSSRIENEAYENKPNVDVQTIVKKKTVTFPKGSYVFLTSQPQNNLLSLSLEPESVDSFTTFGYLPSEVGQELDVYRFTRSIEKSPLQKETRK, from the coding sequence ATGAAAAAAACTGTAAAACGAACGGCCGTGCCGGCTCTTTTGTCGATTGGATTATTGCTGTCGCCACTTGCGGTACAAGCTGAGATGCCTTATTACGGAAAAGACTATAGTCAGCCGGAAAAAATTAAAGCGCTTTATCCGGAAATAAAGGTGAATGAAGCGACGCCGGCATTTCTGAAAGGACAAGACGCATTTACGACTCAAGAAGAAATGATGAGCTATGTCCAAAAGCTTGCTCATAAAAGTCCGTACGTAAAGCTGAAGATTATCGGTAAATCACAGCAAGGGCGTGACATTCCAGCTCTGTATTTTTCAAAGGAAAAGAAGTTTGCGGATGGAAAACCATCTAAAAAACCAACGATTTGGCTTCAAAGTCAAATTCACGGAAATGAACCGGCAAGCGGTGAATCTGTACTCGCCGTGGCAACGCGTTTGACAGAAGACTTTGGAAAAGATGTGCTAAATAAAGTGAACATTGTTATTGTCCCGCGCATTAATCCAGACGGATCTTATGCATTCAAGCGCCAGCTAGCCAATAATTTAGATGGAAACCGCGACTACATAAAGCTTGAAAGCCCGGAAGTGCAGAGCGTACGAGCTGAATTTAACCGTTTTTCACCAGAAGTTGTCATCGACGCTCATGAATATACGCCTTACAGCAGCGGATTTAAAAATATCGGTAAAGAAGGCGTGTGGAAGTATCACGATATTTTACTGCAGTCTGGTCGAAACTTAAATATTCCGCAGAACATTCGAGACGTGTCTGATGAGCTGTTTGTGAATAGTACGCTTACAGCCATTGAAAAGCAAGGATATTCAGGAGAAGTATACTATACGTCTCAAGTGAATAAACAAGGGCAGCTTGAAGTGGAAGAAGGCTCAGTTGAACCGAGAATTGGCCGAAATTCACTAGGCTTGTATCCATCGTTTTCGTTTTTAGTGGAAAGCAGAGGAATTGGCATTGGACGAGAAGATTTTCCGCGGCGAGTGAGTGCCCAAATTGCTACACAAGAAAAGCTCATTACGCAAACAGCCGCCCATGCCAAACAAATTAAAGCGCTGATTGCAAAAGAAAAAGCGGCTCTTGTCAAAAAAGGAGAAAATGCAAATGATCATGATCCAATTGTTGTGAACAGTGAAAATAAAAAAATACCAAACTCTACGTTAGAAATGGTTGATGTGGAAAGCGCGTCTGTTAAAGAAATTCCTGTGACGTACTATAGTGCCAAAGCGGCAACGCCGACGCTTGTCCGCGAACGTCCAACTGCTTACATTTTAAAGGCAGGACATGAAGAGTTAGCAGCAAAATTGCAGAGACAAGGAGTAAAAGGCTTCAAGTTAACGAAAGAAACGGCTCTTTCAGTAGAAGCGTATTCGGTCAGCAGCCGTATTGAAAATGAAGCCTACGAAAACAAACCAAATGTAGACGTGCAAACAATCGTGAAGAAAAAAACGGTGACGTTCCCAAAAGGAAGCTACGTCTTTTTAACATCTCAGCCGCAAAACAATTTATTGTCTCTATCGCTTGAGCCGGAATCAGTGGACAGCTTCACAACGTTTGGGTATTTGCCTTCAGAGGTAGGACAAGAACTTGATGTTTACCGGTTTACACGTTCCATTGAAAAATCGCCTTTGCAAAAAGAAACCCGTAAATAA
- a CDS encoding DNA alkylation repair protein, with protein sequence MAEELRKSVFNEELITHLSDAFSREMSSFDKKAFHALVFQQDWQDLALKERMRRITLSMHEVLPGDYEEALHILYKVAPTVGGLQGTIFPDYVELYGLDDWEASIKALAFFTPFSTSEFAVRPFLIQDKNRMLQQMIEWAGDENHHIRRLASEGSRPRLPWGQSVPALKLDPKQTLPILEQLKCDESLYVRKSVANHLNDISYIEKDWMLDVVKSWYGKDVKTDWIVKHACRSLLKKGDPEALSLFGYGDDPGVTVTGLSLQPHTITIGDSVDFSFELSVEKPMPLRIEYGIHYVKAKGNRTQKVFMLKNVQAKAGQTLTVTKKHAFKDLSTRKHYSGTHTLSVIVNGVVKAEADFVIE encoded by the coding sequence ATGGCTGAAGAATTACGTAAAAGCGTGTTTAATGAAGAATTGATTACGCACTTAAGCGACGCTTTTTCACGTGAAATGAGTTCATTTGATAAAAAAGCATTTCATGCGCTTGTTTTTCAACAAGATTGGCAAGACTTGGCGCTGAAAGAGCGCATGAGAAGAATTACGCTTTCCATGCATGAAGTGCTGCCGGGAGATTATGAAGAAGCACTTCATATCCTCTATAAAGTGGCTCCAACGGTAGGAGGACTTCAAGGCACGATTTTTCCAGATTACGTTGAACTGTATGGATTGGACGATTGGGAAGCTTCAATAAAAGCACTCGCTTTTTTTACGCCGTTTTCCACATCAGAATTTGCGGTGCGTCCGTTTTTAATTCAAGATAAAAATCGAATGCTCCAGCAAATGATTGAATGGGCAGGAGATGAAAACCATCATATTCGCAGATTAGCAAGCGAAGGGAGCCGGCCTAGACTTCCGTGGGGACAATCAGTACCTGCGTTAAAGCTAGATCCAAAACAAACGCTGCCGATTTTAGAACAGTTAAAATGCGATGAATCGCTCTATGTCCGAAAAAGCGTAGCCAATCATTTAAATGATATTTCTTACATAGAAAAAGACTGGATGCTTGATGTGGTGAAAAGCTGGTACGGAAAAGACGTTAAAACCGACTGGATCGTTAAACATGCGTGCCGCTCACTTTTGAAAAAAGGAGATCCTGAAGCTCTGTCTCTTTTCGGCTATGGAGATGATCCTGGCGTGACTGTCACAGGGCTTAGCTTACAGCCGCATACTATTACAATCGGTGATAGCGTTGACTTTTCCTTTGAACTATCCGTGGAAAAACCCATGCCGCTTCGCATAGAGTACGGAATTCATTACGTAAAAGCAAAAGGAAACCGCACTCAAAAAGTGTTTATGCTAAAAAATGTTCAAGCAAAAGCAGGTCAAACGCTGACAGTCACAAAAAAGCATGCGTTTAAAGATTTAAGTACAAGAAAACATTACAGCGGCACGCATACGCTTTCTGTTATTGTAAACGGAGTAGTAAAAGCAGAAGCGGACTTTGTGATAGAGTAG
- a CDS encoding GNAT family N-acetyltransferase produces the protein MKENHQFTIHTNKEKLDIDVIYSYLHHESYWAKGIPLHLVQTSIEHSVCFGVYDECDEQVGFGRIISDFATFAYLADVFILPHARGNGLGKALVQEMIRYQPIQHVRKILLATKDAHGLYSQYGFKEVKNKQLFMQIFKKGMYERAIYSKENKILPGKEG, from the coding sequence ATGAAAGAAAATCATCAGTTTACCATACATACGAATAAAGAAAAGCTTGATATAGATGTCATCTACTCGTACCTTCATCATGAATCATACTGGGCAAAAGGAATTCCGCTTCACCTTGTTCAAACGTCTATTGAACACTCCGTTTGTTTTGGCGTGTATGATGAGTGCGATGAACAAGTAGGGTTCGGACGAATTATTTCTGATTTTGCGACGTTTGCTTATTTGGCGGATGTGTTTATTCTTCCGCACGCACGAGGCAATGGGCTTGGAAAAGCGCTGGTACAAGAAATGATTCGCTATCAGCCGATTCAACACGTACGAAAAATTTTATTGGCAACAAAAGATGCTCACGGTTTGTACAGTCAGTACGGATTTAAAGAAGTTAAAAATAAGCAGCTGTTCATGCAAATTTTTAAAAAAGGGATGTACGAGCGGGCGATTTATTCAAAAGAAAATAAAATACTGCCTGGAAAAGAGGGATAA
- a CDS encoding GerAB/ArcD/ProY family transporter, whose amino-acid sequence MLALITGGFFKIGLFFYATVLSLSYVFKLKNPSPLVFPIGLVILFYSLSLTQNYFEHVYEGLKIIPFTLHLPFQIVIPALLLVIAFLRNRKKIQAVPMKNTAENS is encoded by the coding sequence ATGCTGGCTTTAATCACTGGCGGCTTCTTTAAAATCGGTCTGTTTTTCTATGCCACTGTGCTGAGCCTTTCCTACGTTTTTAAGCTTAAAAACCCGTCACCGCTTGTGTTTCCAATCGGCTTAGTCATTTTGTTTTATTCATTGTCTCTTACTCAAAACTATTTCGAACACGTATATGAAGGGTTAAAAATCATTCCGTTCACTTTACATCTTCCGTTTCAAATTGTCATTCCTGCTCTTTTACTCGTGATCGCATTTTTAAGAAATCGAAAAAAAATACAGGCCGTCCCTATGAAAAATACCGCAGAAAATTCGTAG
- a CDS encoding sodium:solute symporter family protein, with the protein MLSSSVGYLILLIFGGGFTAVTIMMQRRQGKEMTAEQFSTAGRNVGVGLASASIIAAWTWAATLMMSSSTGYQYGISGPYWYAAGASIQILLFAIVAINLKKKAPNAHTFLEFIAQRFDVKNHRLMLGFALMTNIIVTAMVILGGAIALNSLTGMNIFVAAFLIPLTFTIYTMIGGLKASFVADYFNTVFIFVILFIFAAAVYYKFGVTSVYEGLKNLPQSQHMLTMASVPGLLFGMINIIGNFGTVFVDQAYWQRAIASKNSAASKAYIYGGIAWFSIPFAVATFLGVSAAGLGIAVDSPDSIAPVMASHVLGNLGSILFLTMLFMAVMSTGAAELTAITNIIVTDIYLRSINPKASSKKILSTSRKVTLGFGLAMGVFSILLFYLGISLGFVYMAMGIFVSGAVIPVTLGLMWKKATNTGAFYGALLGMIGGVVAWNTSAYLINGHINVEALGGLYPMLIGNSTVFIISGVISIVHGLLAEKEFDFDELKDKFKSFDEHGDEPLREEVAYGSTTTVK; encoded by the coding sequence ATGCTTTCATCAAGCGTGGGTTATTTGATTTTACTGATTTTTGGAGGAGGCTTTACGGCCGTTACAATCATGATGCAGCGCCGCCAAGGAAAGGAAATGACGGCTGAGCAGTTTAGTACAGCCGGAAGAAATGTAGGCGTTGGGCTGGCGAGTGCGTCCATTATTGCTGCATGGACATGGGCCGCTACGTTAATGATGTCTTCTTCCACAGGGTATCAGTACGGCATTAGCGGACCGTATTGGTACGCAGCGGGAGCAAGCATTCAAATTTTGCTGTTTGCCATTGTCGCGATTAACCTGAAGAAAAAAGCACCGAACGCTCATACGTTTTTAGAATTTATTGCACAGCGCTTCGACGTGAAAAATCATCGTTTAATGCTTGGCTTTGCTCTTATGACAAATATTATTGTGACCGCGATGGTTATTTTAGGAGGAGCCATTGCTTTAAACTCTCTTACTGGGATGAATATTTTTGTTGCCGCTTTTTTAATTCCTCTTACGTTTACAATCTACACCATGATTGGCGGTTTAAAAGCCTCATTTGTTGCTGATTATTTTAACACCGTTTTTATTTTCGTTATCTTATTTATTTTTGCTGCTGCCGTTTATTATAAGTTCGGCGTAACAAGCGTGTACGAAGGGCTGAAAAATCTGCCTCAATCACAGCATATGCTTACGATGGCATCGGTGCCGGGCCTTTTGTTTGGGATGATTAATATTATCGGGAACTTCGGTACGGTCTTTGTAGATCAAGCTTACTGGCAGCGTGCCATTGCAAGTAAAAACAGCGCTGCTTCAAAAGCGTATATTTACGGCGGAATTGCTTGGTTTTCGATTCCATTTGCGGTTGCCACTTTCCTCGGCGTAAGCGCGGCTGGTCTTGGAATTGCCGTTGATTCACCAGATTCCATTGCACCGGTTATGGCGTCACACGTGCTTGGAAATCTAGGTTCTATTTTGTTTTTAACGATGCTGTTTATGGCAGTAATGTCGACAGGAGCAGCTGAATTAACGGCGATTACCAATATTATCGTAACGGACATTTACCTGCGTTCTATCAACCCGAAAGCAAGCAGTAAAAAAATCTTAAGCACATCGCGAAAAGTGACGCTTGGCTTCGGGCTGGCGATGGGCGTGTTTTCCATTTTACTGTTTTATTTAGGAATTAGCCTTGGGTTTGTTTATATGGCCATGGGTATTTTCGTCAGCGGAGCCGTTATTCCCGTTACGCTTGGACTGATGTGGAAAAAAGCGACGAACACAGGTGCATTCTATGGTGCGCTGTTAGGAATGATCGGAGGCGTTGTCGCATGGAACACATCTGCTTACTTGATTAACGGTCACATTAACGTAGAAGCCCTTGGCGGACTGTATCCAATGCTTATTGGAAATTCTACCGTTTTTATCATCAGCGGGGTTATATCAATTGTACACGGCTTACTTGCTGAAAAAGAATTTGACTTTGATGAACTAAAAGATAAATTTAAAAGCTTTGATGAACATGGAGATGAACCATTAAGGGAGGAAGTGGCGTATGGATCCACAACAACAGTTAAATAA
- a CDS encoding FadR/GntR family transcriptional regulator, which produces MFVPIERKKVSSQVLGQLKKMIKEKTFPPESRLPSEHELSKMFGVSRAPIREALSVLSASGLIESRQGGGSYVKRVNLVGMLDPMTFEMVEADQVLELIEMRIIIESQAASLAALRRTDEELIEIKESLEAFKKTVHNSEEIGHEADYRFHHDIVKAAHNSFLLHAVEDLGHLYRKALAYSLNKSQKENRKQTDADHERIFEAIKNGDPEEAAEAVRDHLEHVRQKVMVSQ; this is translated from the coding sequence ATGTTTGTACCTATTGAGCGTAAAAAAGTGTCTAGTCAAGTGCTTGGTCAATTAAAAAAGATGATTAAAGAGAAAACGTTCCCGCCAGAGTCTCGTTTGCCGTCAGAACATGAGTTATCCAAAATGTTTGGAGTGAGCCGCGCACCAATTCGTGAAGCGCTAAGCGTTCTTTCTGCCAGCGGATTGATTGAATCAAGACAAGGCGGAGGAAGCTACGTAAAGCGTGTAAACTTAGTGGGTATGCTTGATCCAATGACGTTTGAAATGGTTGAAGCAGATCAAGTGCTTGAATTAATTGAAATGCGTATTATCATTGAGTCGCAGGCAGCAAGCTTAGCCGCGCTGCGCCGCACAGATGAAGAACTGATTGAAATTAAAGAATCGTTAGAAGCATTTAAAAAGACGGTTCATAACAGTGAAGAAATTGGACATGAAGCGGACTATCGTTTTCACCATGATATCGTGAAAGCAGCTCATAATTCATTCCTTCTTCATGCTGTAGAAGATTTAGGCCATTTGTATCGAAAAGCGCTTGCTTATTCGTTAAATAAAAGCCAAAAAGAAAATCGCAAGCAAACTGACGCCGACCATGAGCGCATTTTTGAAGCGATTAAAAATGGAGATCCAGAAGAAGCAGCAGAAGCGGTTCGTGATCACTTAGAGCACGTTCGCCAAAAAGTAATGGTATCTCAATAA
- a CDS encoding CPBP family intramembrane glutamic endopeptidase: protein MIKFLFLLLMPTIFVFFGLWLIQNVLVTFVCFYGWMFMILYANNKINLKVALTKKSLYVGTLSGVLCAAVIIGSSLLFSGKIFHVEDMQTVLQIWGFSGWKVIILAVILIFINPYLEEIYWRVYIQNKVKKHLPLPASTIVTSSFYTLYHLFIILPVFAFPFNWISAAGVFLAGIMWACIRERYGAEAAIISHALADAAIMIVYGLYVR, encoded by the coding sequence GTGATAAAATTTTTGTTTTTGCTGCTTATGCCTACAATCTTTGTTTTTTTCGGTTTGTGGCTTATCCAAAATGTGTTGGTAACATTTGTGTGCTTTTACGGCTGGATGTTTATGATTTTATATGCAAATAATAAAATTAACTTAAAGGTAGCGCTTACAAAAAAATCTCTGTATGTGGGAACTCTGAGCGGAGTTCTATGTGCCGCTGTGATAATTGGAAGCAGCCTGCTTTTTTCTGGTAAAATCTTTCATGTAGAAGATATGCAAACGGTTTTGCAAATATGGGGATTTAGCGGATGGAAAGTGATCATTTTAGCCGTCATTTTGATTTTTATTAATCCTTATTTGGAAGAAATATATTGGCGCGTATATATACAGAATAAAGTGAAGAAGCATCTACCCTTACCCGCTTCAACCATTGTTACATCAAGCTTTTATACGCTTTATCACCTGTTTATTATTCTGCCCGTTTTTGCGTTTCCTTTTAATTGGATCTCGGCTGCAGGCGTTTTTTTAGCAGGTATAATGTGGGCGTGTATAAGGGAGCGATATGGTGCCGAAGCGGCAATTATTAGTCATGCGTTAGCGGACGCGGCGATTATGATTGTATACGGATTATATGTAAGATAG
- a CDS encoding GNAT family N-acetyltransferase, with the protein MIRQGRIGDEAGIANVHVESWKSTYKGLVPDSFLDSLSAEKRKPVWKKQLESNSIFVAEENGQIVGFASYGKERTSKHPFYKGELYAMYLLAEHQRKGIGKALMHKIAQELANQHIHTMLTWAFEQNGACQFYEALGGKRINRAEVVIEGTSLSEVAFGWDTLKNL; encoded by the coding sequence ATGATACGTCAAGGCAGAATTGGCGATGAAGCAGGCATCGCAAATGTACACGTAGAAAGCTGGAAATCAACTTATAAAGGACTTGTTCCGGATTCTTTTTTAGATTCATTGAGCGCTGAAAAGCGAAAGCCCGTCTGGAAAAAGCAGCTGGAATCAAATTCTATTTTTGTTGCAGAAGAAAACGGTCAAATCGTAGGCTTTGCTTCTTATGGCAAAGAAAGAACCAGCAAGCATCCTTTCTATAAAGGAGAACTGTATGCCATGTATTTACTCGCAGAGCATCAGCGAAAAGGAATTGGAAAAGCGCTTATGCATAAAATAGCGCAAGAGTTGGCAAACCAACATATACATACGATGCTCACATGGGCTTTTGAACAAAACGGCGCCTGTCAGTTTTACGAAGCACTTGGCGGAAAAAGAATCAATCGTGCTGAGGTTGTTATTGAGGGTACATCTCTATCTGAAGTGGCTTTTGGATGGGACACGCTTAAAAATTTGTAA
- a CDS encoding YoaK family protein: MTNSTYRNIILLVLCVTAGIVDVIGYLSLGHIFTANMTGNIVLLGLAIGNSLETTVFHSLTALGGFIIGVVGAAILVGNKEKTFWPKAVTIALGIEGLILLVFALLSSFSPSLHLTYLFIFLLSSAMGLQTTAARKLGVAGISTTVLTGTLANFFEDVTARFRSSRYRKTFNTDAILRALSLVLYCFGAAIAALAEPAYKFEIIWLPIVILLAIIIFVSTKFRSDSEKNNNDKDPFR, from the coding sequence GTGACGAATTCTACTTATCGAAACATTATTCTGCTGGTTCTTTGTGTCACAGCGGGTATCGTCGATGTGATTGGCTACTTAAGCCTTGGCCATATCTTTACTGCAAACATGACCGGAAACATTGTGCTGCTTGGATTAGCAATCGGAAACTCGCTTGAAACAACTGTTTTTCACTCTCTGACAGCTTTAGGAGGCTTCATTATAGGAGTTGTAGGAGCTGCAATTTTAGTTGGAAACAAAGAAAAAACGTTTTGGCCTAAAGCCGTAACGATCGCGCTTGGAATAGAAGGATTAATTTTACTTGTTTTTGCACTTTTATCTTCGTTTTCTCCTTCTTTACACTTAACTTACTTATTTATTTTCTTATTAAGCTCAGCGATGGGTCTTCAAACAACGGCGGCTCGAAAACTTGGCGTAGCCGGCATTTCCACAACTGTATTGACAGGCACGCTTGCTAACTTTTTTGAAGACGTAACGGCACGTTTTCGCAGTTCTCGCTACCGCAAAACGTTTAACACCGATGCCATTCTTCGTGCGCTGTCTCTTGTGCTTTACTGCTTTGGCGCTGCTATCGCCGCGCTTGCAGAGCCTGCTTATAAATTTGAAATTATTTGGCTGCCAATTGTGATTCTGTTAGCCATTATCATTTTTGTCAGCACGAAGTTTCGTTCTGATTCAGAAAAAAATAATAATGATAAAGACCCGTTTCGATAA
- a CDS encoding DeoR/GlpR family DNA-binding transcription regulator yields the protein MLKQERRKQIMNLLEKEGRIVATTLSQTLNVSEDTIRRDLREMDALGLLQRVHGGALPRSTSAVDYKERKRELMDVKHSLAVAALPLIKDGQVLLMDGSTTNIQLVKAFPKNLKVTVITNSPLITVALAEHDFVEVVSLGGTFRKESMVTVGQSVVDTLKQIRADLCFLGVYAIDPKIGMSIPLLEEMHIKSQMIKSASEVAAIVTAKKLNTSSTYTFSSANSLDWLITEEHVNETVLNAYREIGIEVITNK from the coding sequence ATGTTAAAACAAGAAAGACGCAAACAAATTATGAATTTGCTTGAAAAAGAAGGCCGAATTGTGGCTACAACGCTTAGCCAAACGCTGAATGTTTCAGAAGATACAATCCGCAGAGATCTGCGGGAAATGGACGCGCTTGGTCTGCTGCAGCGCGTCCACGGAGGAGCACTGCCTCGTTCCACGTCTGCGGTTGATTACAAAGAGCGAAAACGTGAATTGATGGATGTTAAGCATTCACTTGCCGTTGCGGCGCTTCCGTTAATTAAAGACGGGCAGGTGCTCTTGATGGACGGAAGTACAACAAATATTCAGCTCGTCAAAGCTTTTCCAAAGAATTTGAAGGTTACCGTCATTACAAACAGTCCGTTAATTACCGTTGCACTAGCGGAACATGACTTTGTAGAAGTTGTTTCTCTTGGAGGAACGTTTCGAAAAGAATCGATGGTCACGGTAGGACAAAGCGTGGTTGATACGTTAAAACAAATTCGAGCGGATCTTTGTTTTTTAGGTGTATACGCAATCGATCCTAAAATCGGTATGAGCATTCCTTTGCTTGAAGAAATGCACATTAAAAGTCAAATGATTAAAAGTGCGAGTGAAGTAGCGGCTATTGTAACAGCTAAAAAACTCAATACGTCTTCAACGTACACGTTCAGTTCAGCAAACTCATTAGATTGGCTCATTACAGAAGAACATGTGAACGAAACCGTGTTAAATGCTTACCGCGAAATCGGCATTGAAGTAATCACAAATAAATAG